The sequence below is a genomic window from Pecten maximus chromosome 14, xPecMax1.1, whole genome shotgun sequence.
gtatcagtatataaggatatattatagaacaccaccagtatcagtatataaggctatattatagaacaccaccagtatcagtatgAGGCTATATTATAGaacaccaccagtatcagtatataaggctatattatagaacaccaccagtatcagtatgAGGCTATATTATAGaacaccaccagtatcagtatataagGCTACATTATAGaacaccaccagtatcagtatataaggttacattatagaacaccaccagtatcagtatataagGCTACATTATAGAAAaaccaccagtatcagtatataaggttacattatagaacaccaccagtatcagtatataaggttacattatagaacaccaccagtatcagtatataaggttacattatagaacaccaccagtatcagtataaaGGCTATATTATAGaacaccaccagtatcagtatgAGGCTATATTATAGaacaccaccagtatcagtatataagtctatattatagaacaccaccagtatcagtatataaggctatattatagaacaccaccagtatcagtatataagtctatattatagaacaccaccagtgtcagtatataagtctatattatagaacaccaccagtatcagtatataaggctatattatagaacaccaccagtatcagtatgAGGCTATATTATAGaacaccaccagtatcagtatataagtctatattatagaacaccaccagtatcagtatataagtctatattatagaacaccaccagtatcagtatataaggctatattatagaacaccaccagtatcagtatgAGGCTATATTATAGaacaccaccagtatcagtatgAGGCTATATTATAGaacaccaccagtatcagtatataagtctatattatagaacaccaccagtatcagtatataagtctatattatagaacaccaccagtatcagtatgAGGCTATATTATAGaacaccaccagtatcagtatataagtctatattatagaacaccaccagtatcagtatgAGGCTATATTATAGaacaccaccagtatcagtatataagtctatattatagaacaccaccagtatcagtatgAGGCTATATTATAGaacaccaccagtatcagtatgAGGCTATATTATAGaacaccaccagtatcagtatgAGGCTATATTATAGaacaccaccagtatcagtatgAGGCTATATTATAGaacaccaccagtatcagtatataaggctatattatagaacaccaccagtatcagtataaaGGCTACATTGTAGaacaccaccagtatcagtatataagtctatattatagaacaccaccagtatcagtatataaggttacattatagaacaccaccagtatcagtatataaggctatattatagaacaccaccagtatcagtatataaggttacattatagaacaccaccagtatcagtatgAGGCTATATATTGTAGAACACAGccagtatcagtatataagtctatattatagaacaccaccagtatcagtatataagtctatattatagaacaccaccagtatcagtatataaggctatattatagaacaccaacagtatcagtatataagtctatattatagaacaccaccagtatcagtatataaggctatatattatagaacaccaacagtatcagtatataagtctatattatagaacaccaccagtatcagtatataaggctatattatagaacaccaccagtatcagtatataaggttacattatagaacaccaccagtatcagtatgAGGCTATATTATAGaacaccaccagtatcagtataaaGGCTATATTATAGaacaccaccagtatcagtatataaggctatattatagaacaccaccagtatcagtatataaggttacattatagaacaccaccagtatcagtatgAGGCTATATATTGTAGAACACAGccagtatcagtatataagtctatattatagaacaccaccagtatcagtatataagtctatattatagaacaccaccagtatcagtatataaggctatattatagaacaccaacagtatcagtatataagtctatattatagaacaccaccagtatcagtatataaggctatatattatagaacaccaacagtatcagtatataagtctatattatagaacaccaccagtatcagtatataagtctatattatagaacaccaccagtatcagtatataagtctatattatagaacaccaccagtatcagtataaaGGCTACATTGTAAaacaccaccagtatcagtatataagtctatattatagaacaccaccagtatcagtataaaGGCTACATTGTAAAACACCACCAGTGTCAGTTTATAAGGCTATATTATAGAACACtaccagtatcagtatataagtctatattatagaacaccaccagtatcagtatataaggctatattatagaacaccaccagtatcagtatataaggctatattatagaacaccaccagtatcagtatataagtctatattatagaacaccaccagtgtcagtatataagtctatattatagaacaccaccagtgtcagtatataagtctatattatagaacaccaccagtgtcagtatataagtctatattatagaacaccaccagtatcagtatataagtctatattatagaacaccaccagtatcagtataaaGGCTATATTATAGAACACCAccagtgtcagtataaaggCTACATTGTAGAACAAAGTTGTATAAGAATGCAGTGTGTCGATGTAGAGAATTATACAGAATAATTTCATTAACTGAACCTGTATATGCTAtattatgttaaaaataaaGTGAATGTTTGTACTTGATACGGGCATATTTACAATTACAGTATCATATTGCATTTGTAAGAAACATACACATTTGCCTTTGCTTAGAATATATAACAAGAAATTAGGAAATGTGTAAAATTACGTGTTTATATTGAAAACTGTAACTAATAAATCCTATACATAGGGAAATGTGAAGGTTGCTCATAGtttaatatatgaaaatacattttataaaatgacGTTATGTATTGGAACAAAACCAATGCAGCGTTCCAATTCTTGTACCTTGATCCAATCTACGATAGCATTGTTGGTTacaaagttgttgttttttttcttcaaggAAGAACATTGTGAAATTCTGGCCGGGTTGTTAGGAGGGAAataatttttaatcaaatgttGATATCTTACAACATAGTGACTTTTTAAGATAGGACCCTTAGAAACAAGGAAAACGCCGGTCTCTCATTCAGACATTTAGGTTTCAACTCGTAATTGGGTTGTAGAGTGGATTATTTTTGAAAAGGgattttttttcccccagaCAATCCATGTGGGATTGGTCAAGAGATCGAGTTACGTATGTGTACACATGACTGGGGAATTTGCCAACACCAGACAGGAATGTCCTGTCATTAAATAAATTAGCTGATTGCATGCACTGAGTTTCCAATATCGAATATCgtattattgaaatatcaatacGATGTATATggtattaatacatgtatggaGAAGGAAATGTCCATGAGTAAAATACGGATTGTATTggataatacaatgtatgtttatatttatgttttattctATAAATGTATTATGGATGTATGATTACATGACcacattttttaaaactgtAAAATTGGAAATGTGAATCAAAATTCGTAATATTAAAGTTATATACTGTCAAAAATCGTTATATTAAAGTTATATACTGTCAAAAATCGTAATATTAAAGTCATATACTGTCGAAAGTCGTCATGTCTTAGTATTATTTAAAGAATCAATTGTCAAGTAAAATTACTACTTTAAAAGGCTATTAAGATCGTCTGAATATGCAATGTGTATGAGTTAAAAAATACCAAAGTTGTCTATACGTAAAACAGTCAACTACCGCATGAGAGTTTTTATATAGTGACATTATAATAGGGCCGGTTCCATTGTCTAACTTTGAAGTAGACTATATAATCGGTGTATAATGAATACAGCAGTGCGTGGGTAATCTAGTGATATTGTTCCTGGTGCAATAGAATCGCCAACagacatttaaaaacaaacagcCTTTGCTTGGTACTTACGGTACTTTAAATAATACAGTTTTGtgtagtaaaaaaaatatctaataccTATGTTCGCGTTATATTGGATTTTTGGAATTTTCTTGTTTCAATATGAGACACACAGCATTTGAGACTTCAACCAGAAGTTAATACACGAGTTCGAATCCTTAAATATGGAAAATCAATGAAAACCAATGATGACAGACTGATTATAATGGCTCCTCGTACAGACCTACAGATTGTATATAGTCAAAGATATTTGTCACGAGGTGCTGGTAGTTGACAATGGGTTATGCCAACCAATGAAATGTTCTCAAAtcattttctaatatttttcGATGAATCAAGATTccacatttttttcatgtattttatCATTGAAATGAGCAAACGTGCATACATTTCTCCATTAGATGCATTTTAAGGTGTAAGTTTTACGAAGGAGTTCTCATAAAAATAGAAGCAACTGAACATATCCATTTTTACAGTGGAACAACCACGTTTGATGTTGAGAACGTACTTCATGCGTGTATTAAGAATCGTTTTAGTTGTTGATACACAGGTGTAGAAGGCatgtaatatgtaaatgtatgtgcATGTTCTATTGATGCACATAttgatttaaatgatatatatctatttcaaaAGAGACATGACTTAATAGTTTACAATCCAAGGTTGTAAATATTTTGCTACAAACAGCATGGTGTTGCCATAAATCATTGATAACGCATTGTGTCTGTGGGAAAGAAatttgggagggggggggtATGAACAGAATAATTTAATATCGAGTGAAATAAGAAAAGTATCAAGCATAATATGGATAATGCTAAAGCTGTTCTGGCCCTTGCTAAAAACAGcgacagtgaccttgaccttaaccaAAAAGCCCTGAATCATGAAATTGTCCGGATATCCTGGTCCTCTATATTGgtgataataaaatacataGAAATAATATTTGTACAAAGTTTGATCAAATCCCCTCAAAAGATGCCGCTAGAGCGCTCACAAGGATTTTCTAAAACAAtaaagtaacagtgaccttggccttgaccttgacctaaaatCTCCGAAACTCGGCCTTATgaatgaagtttgataaaaatcccTTAATTAATGAAGCCGCTAGATTGCTGACAAATGGTGTTACGTATTCTATGTATGACCGCATACAAGACGGACGGTGAGGgaaactatatacatgtagaattaACGGTATGATGACCTCGAGTTAACGGTATGACGACCTCGAGTTAACGGTATGACGACCTCAAGTTAACGGTATGACGACCTCGAGTTAACGGTATGACGACCTCGAGTCAACGGTATGACGACCTCGAGTTAACGGTATGACGACCTCGAGTCAACGGTATGACGACCTCGAGTTAATGGTATGATGACCTTGGGTTAAAGGTATGACGACCTCGAGTAAACGGTATGACGACCTTGGGTTATAGATATGACGACCTCGAGTTAACGGTATGATGACCTCGAGTCAACGGTATGACGATTTCGAGTTAACGGTATGACAACCTCAAGTCAACGGTATGACAACTTCGAGTTAACAATGTTTCAATGTTTATTAACCTTAAGCGTTTCAACTCATAAGCATTACATTcattacacatatatacaacatataataaCGTACAATTCATTACAGCGATggaaattcaaataaatcacatattttaattatcaaGCTCGACCTGGAGTTAAGAGTATGACGCCCTTGAGATTCGTTTGGATACATCAAAGGATCAAACAAGGTTATTTTATCCGCAATATGGAAGTATCTGAACATTTGAATTGGCTATGGAACCCCTGGAACAGGATGACTATGATTAAATcacaaaaacaatataacaacatctatgatatatattaatccTACCTTTCGACTAAAGACACTAGCTTCGTCATCGTATCCATTCTCGTCCTCTCGCCTTTGTTTCTTTCTTCCTCTTTTCCCTTTCCTAGTCGCCCGTTTGTTCTCTTTTGTATGGAATGGAACCGTGCCTGTTGTCCTATAATTACTGTCCACATCCCTCTGATGATGACTTTCGTTGTCACTACTTCTATGGGTCGTCACATCATCAGAATCACTCAGTTTATCAGTAATCTCATTTCTTGACAACCCTGGTCTAAATGGAGGATTTGATTCCCCAGTTAGTTTTCCGGCAGGCATAGTTGCTCTAAGTCGatcctgtctataaaggtttCGGTTAGCCGGTAGGACATCTTCCCTCAATAGGGGTAGGTTAGGTTTTCCAGTGTTCTGGTTCGACAGGTCAGCGGTAAATGTATTTCGATTTCCTGTATAAACTACCGATCGTCTCAGCATCATCGCAActtcattatttgttttaagCTCCGCGTTTGTATCCGAGCTATCGAATCCTTGGAAAGCACCGACTCCAAGGGATCTCCCCAAAGGAGAACTTTCCACATGTCCCACTGGGGTATTCTCAGTGTTAGGATGGTACGTATGGCGGAGATATTTGCTATCCGCCATGTTTGATACTTTATAGACACCAAAGAATTAATTAAAGAAGAATTCTACCCCAATTAGGAATATCTATTCAACTATTGTCAGTATCCTTTATATGGAGGCAGCCTATATTTTATAACCTACATACTGACTACTATCTCCTGATTAACTGACGATGGTACACAGAATTCTTAACTACTGTCAAAGGAACCTAACTAACTACACCACGAAACCATTCCGGATAATACACGTTCACAGGTGTGTCGCGTCCAGGTTTGTCCTCACAAGCGTCTCACCAAATGCCTGCATTTGATTACCCAACAAACACAGCGAATTTTACTACCGGGTTTGGAACCATTCGTGCAAGACAGACAAACACACCAATATTCAATAGAGGActttaaatatcaacaatgaCAATCGATTGGTAAACTAGTTATCGGTTTTATCTCCATTCTgctgtatattttgtatgaaaataaaatgatataggTAGCAATCATTGAAGTTTGTCATTAGCAGTTTAAATTATCAGTTATTAGGGTGAGTAGACCTTTGGTAAGGTTATCATTGTAATTCACACAGAAGTATGAACACCATATATCATAGTGACTGTCTGAACCTATACTACGTAATGGCTGGCTGATGTCCCTGAAGGTTCACGCTTCCGTTAACCGTATCAATATGACGGCTCTAGATCGATATACAATGATTGTCTTCCGCATTCAATGTTCTAttgtatatagtgtactgtTACTGTTGAttgtttatctttatatatcataaataatttatttttttcctttaaatatTAATAGCCAAGCTATGCACAGTAAATTGAAACCATACCACATTCGGGATATGATTTGGCTCTctattttcataaaattctCTCAAGTTTGTCTTATCAGAAATGATATTATCAGAATGtttaaattgttgttaaactatGATAGGtgtaatcaccttttgaacaactgagCTGTGATAGTCAGATATAATGCAAGGCTACAGAAAGAGAAGAAACGGATGTAGATTGACATCACTAATATATCAcgtaaatgtattgatataggattcattgtgtatgtatagtgttCGAGTTCCATACGTGTTGTAATAGTGGAACAGAACAGATCCCATAGTAATGTAAACCTCCTTAGCACTCGTCGTGTCGCCGGCATGTCAAGTGTCCGTGTCACCAAGCATTACATCCACTCGCGTTTGCTTCTATCAGATAGGTGCATGATCTGGCGAGGAATAGTGCTGAAAACTACATTTTGATTTATGTAACACAAAGTAATTTGTATAATCTGTTTagttaatgtttttgttaatgtTAGGATTGTAATCTTAATTGAAGTGAAAGCTAATGGACTTTCATTCCACTAGTGTCCTCTATGTAATTATTTTACTCATAGAGGTACTGTGtcattgtttaaatgtttgcttattgtaatgttttgaTGTATAATGTATCTGTAAATTAACTAAttgtaaattgatatttatgtaatgtaatgttttgttgtataatGAATCGTTAAATTAACTaattgtaaaatgatatttatgttCGGTATATCTACATAATATGTTCCGAATAAGATTTACCTGTATTCGCTAGATCATATTCTATTGTATTGTTCACCATGTATAAGCTTGTCATTGAGTGGCCGATCACGTGCACGAGCTAGTCGTATTGAAATGTAGTCATGCGTAGCACACCTTTGATGTTAGTCAGGAGTACGGCTATATTGTTTAGGTTACATTACGGGTATATAAGGTCGGAGAGTTCGGTTCTTTGCTCTCTTCCGCTGGGGTCAGAACAGACAGAAGGTCTATAGGTGAGACATGATTGATATATAGGAATGCAGTGAGGAAAACGCACTTAGTCAGAGGTCCAGTATTGCCATAGTTAACAGTATCGGGGTTGGCGCGGACGCCGGGAAATTATTGGCGTAAGGGGTATCGCGGACGCCAGGGGTTTGGCGGAAGGTTGCCAGGGCGCCTAGGGTCGTACTGTTGGGCGTGGATGACGGCGAAGTGAGTTCCTCCTCATTAAGTTTCCCTAGCTTTGCTATGAGTTACTGcagtatatcattattgacGCCAGCGTAACGCCCGTATTTTGCCAGAACGCCAGGTAGCGCCGGGCGCATAGACGCCTACAACTCACTCAGAGCCGTACTCCCAGTGTTAATGTAGTATGTTTGAAGTTTGTTCCATGTCATGTCCTGctaatatatgtaattaaatgtcTTATATCTGTACGATCCTTGTTGTTGATTTCGTTAACAAAAACATTGACTACAAGAATACGCCAACTTGGCAGGGAGACGCCTTGAGGAGTTTTAACAGCTGAGACAACACTTCCCGGCAAAAGGAGATAATCCTTTACAtttttggtggcagcggtgggatatTGTTGTTATTAGCTACAGTTGGCGTTAGCAAAGATGAATGCACTATCGGAGCTTTACAAGACGGTGGATAAGTTAGAGTCTGACCTTGAAAGCTTACAAGGCGCTGGTGAAGGGCGTAAGAAACTTACATCGACTCCAGCGGAGGAGGGAACGCATGCGTGTGTGAGAAAAGGCCCACGTTATGCGGATAAAATACATGGCACCCGCCCTAAGGAATATGCGT
It includes:
- the LOC117342699 gene encoding uncharacterized protein LOC117342699, translated to MADSKYLRHTYHPNTENTPVGHVESSPLGRSLGVGAFQGFDSSDTNAELKTNNEVAMMLRRSVVYTGNRNTFTADLSNQNTGKPNLPLLREDVLPANRNLYRQDRLRATMPAGKLTGESNPPFRPGLSRNEITDKLSDSDDVTTHRSSDNESHHQRDVDSNYRTTGTVPFHTKENKRATRKGKRGRKKQRREDENGYDDEASVFSRKIPTRWSTRGVEFDAMSGKQHLSYSNWWHGSSDDFTDTQSSSGSTSLAGDENKHPWWKNKKMIAAGLFIALVAMAMVSVIFVSLRDTPLIEKTQDVSVEMGMTLVEPYKAEYNDSNSPEFQNFQNDFCEQVRQTYTAADSVFKEQYSGCIITGLT